AGGGGCAACCCTTCGGGCACGTCGCCCGCCCTGACTCACTGATTGTCTTCGAGTCTTTTTAATCTAAGAGCAAGTCTATGCAACGAACGACCTTAATCACCCAGGTGCTTGAGCGCCTGACGACGTCCCTGGCACAGGTGGCTCAGGTGGATTATCTAATCCCGAGCCAGGCTGCCATGGACCTGACCCAGCAAGCGCAACTGACAGTAACGCCGACGCAGGAGCGTCAGGCCAGCGAGCTGCAAAGTAAAGGCACCGATAAAGGTGTCAGCTATGGACCGGCGTACAACAAAAACCTCAGCCCAAACCCGCTTGACAGGCGGGTGCTGAGTGTGCAGCTCGATATTGCGTTGATGGATGGCGATAAAGCCAGGTTGCTGGAGAGGCTGGATGAGGTACTCAGTATAGGCGAAGCCGCGATGGTGGCGGACGACGTGCCCACCCACTGGCAACACTTTATTGCCGAGCAAACGACCTTTGCGTTTAGCCAGCACAGTGAAGGGATTAAAGCACAGTTACAGCTGAACTGGTCATTTTACTATCAGCTTGAACAGAGCGAGTCACCTGGTACGCCCATCACGGATGTTTACCTGGGGCAGCAGGGCTATGAGCATAAGTTAATCTACAGCACCCAAACGGGCGCCGGGGAGGTACTATGAATCTGGATCCCGCTCAATCTGAGTTAGCGCTATCTGACTTACAGCATCGTTTAAGCAAGCTGATCACGTTGGGTACGGTGCATGAAGTGGATTACGAAACGGCTCGTGTGAAAGTAAAAATCGGTGACTGGATCACAGCTAAGCTGCCCTGGCTGACCGATATGGCAGCGCATAATATGACCTGGCGTGCCCCGGAAATTGGTGAGCAGGTAATTGTGCTTGCGCCCTGCGGCGACACCGCTCAGGGCGTGATCCTGGGCAGTGTGTATAGTGCGGCAGCTGATCACCATAAACCCGACCATGTGTTAGGTGCGGGTGAAGGGGAAAGTTACGCTGCGGCAAGCAGTCGTGAACATGTGCACCGCACCCGCTATCAGGATGGCGCGCTGGTGGAGTATGACAACCAAAATCATGCTTATCATCTTTATGTGCCGGACACGGGCGGTGGGGAAACGGCAAGAGTACATATTCATTGTGCCAGAAATATTTCGCTCAAAGCAGATAAGCAGCTGGATATCACCGCTGTTCAAAGTAATGTGAATATTAAAGCTGAACAGGGAAACCTCAACGTTGAGGCCACCGAGGGGGCGCTGACGGTAAAGGCGAGTAACGGGGCTTTGACACTAGAAGGTAAGACTGTCTCGGTCAAATCCACTGGTGGAAATTTGGATGTTGATGCTGGTGGCAGCACTTTGCTGCTCAAAGGCAACAAAATCGAAGCGAGTTAGTAAGGAGAGTTTGATATGGCAGATGTCAGCATCTTAGGCGATAAAGCCGATGGAAAGCCGCACAATAAGCTTTTTGACCCGGGAGTGGTGTTCATTGAAAAACCGAAATCGCGCAAGTTTACCGTCAACGGAAAGCCTGTGACTCTGGTGGGAGACAAAATCACAGAGCACCTTAGTAAGGATAAGAAAGTACCTCATAAGGACGTGGTTGTAGCGACTGGTAGCGCTTTATTTACGCTCGGAGGTGTGGCTATCGCCAGGGTAGGAGACAGCACGTCCTGTGATGCCCTGCTGATTGGTGGAGATGCAAAACTGGACATTAAAACATAAGGAGGTGAAACATGATTGGCATGAATGCCCGGACAGGCAAGCCGCTGGGCGGCGTTGAGCACCTGAAACAAAGTATTCGCGATATTGTGACGACCCCCAAGGGAAGTCGGGTAATGCGTCGTGATTATGGCTGCGGTTTGTTTGAACTTATTGACCGGCCGTTTTCACATTCTCTGGTTGGTGATATTACCATTGCCATTTCCAATGCGCTTGAGCAATGGGAGCCAAGATTCGCACTTGAAGGGGTGGCGGTGCACCCGGCCGGAGACGGCAAATTATCAATCGCCATTGAAGGTTTATATCTTATCAATGGCGAACCGGTAACCATCGAAGGGATCCAAATCTAACTTGTAATTTTTTAATTTTCTCAATTTATTTTTCAACTTAAGCCACAGCACCTGGGCTGCGTTTGTCGCAGCTCGGCTGTGGCTTTTTTATTAGCTAATTGACATACCTTTAAAGGAGATATCTATGTCTAAATTTCTACACGGTGTAGAAGTCATCGAGGCGCAAACTGGCACGCGCCCTATTAAAACGGTTAAAAGTGCGGTTATTGGTCTGATTGGTACGGCCCCTTTTGCTGACGAAAAGGCGTTTCCGCTTAATACACCTGTGTTAGTGGCAGGCAAGCGTACGGATGCGGTTAAACTGGTTGACACAACCAATGCGGATTATCAGGCAAAACTGGCGGCAGCAAAAACGGTTGCAGGCAACGCGGCGAAAGCAGAAACCAGTGCGCAATATCTGGCAGCTGTGGAAGCGTTTAAAGCGGCTAACGATAAAGCGGCAGACTACGAGCTCACTGCGGAAGAAAAAGCGACTATTCAGGCTGATGTAGAAGCCAAAGCCAAAGCAGCGGTCACGGATATTTCTGATTCGCTAAAGGGCACTTTGGTACGTGCCATTGATGGCATCTTCGACCAGGCTGGTGCCGCGGTTGTTGTTGTACGTGTTGCCGACCATGCCGACGAAGCTGAAGTGATTAAAAATATGCAGGCAGGCACCACAGCAAAAGGCGGCTACAAAGGCGTATCGGCGTTCTTGGCAGCGGAATCTGAGCTGGGCATGACGCCACGTATTCTTATTGCACCTGAATACACCCATCAGTTTGACAAAACTACAGGTGAAATGAATGCCGTTGTGTCTGACCTGATTGGTGTTGCTGAACGACTGCGTGCAGTGATCATCGCCGACGGTCCAAATGAGAAAGAAAGCTCTGCGGATGCCACAGCGATTAAGTACCGTCAGACTATTGGCTCACGTCGTGTGTATGTGGTTGACCCACATGTACGTGTATTCCGCGATGGTGAATCTGTTGATGAGCCAGCCAGTGCTCGTGTTGCCGGTATGATTGCCAAATCAGACAACGACCGTGGCTTCTGGTGGAGCCCAAGTAATACCGCAATGAATGGTATTGTTGGTACTGCACGCCCGGTGGACTTCCAGTTAGGTGATGCAAACGCACGTGCTAACCACCTGAATGAAAACGAAGTCGCGACCATTATCCGCCAAAATGGCTTTAAGCTTTGGGGCAACCGTACGTGTTCTGGCGACCCGAAATGGGCCTTCCTGTCCGTGGTTCGTACCGCAGACATGATCAATGACTCACTACTGCGTGCCCATATGTGGGCGGTTGACCGTAACATCACCAAAACTTATATCGAAGATGTCAAACAGAGCGTGCAGTCTTATCTGGACAGCCTTAAAGCACAAGGTGCAATCCTGGGCGGCGAAATCTGGGCAGATGAAGAGCTGAATACGCCGGAAAACATCCAGGCTGGCAAGGTTTACTTCAGCTTTGACTTTACGCCGCCAACACCGGCTGAGCACATCACCTTCAAGAGCATTCTGACAAATAACTACCTAGAGGAAATCGTATAATGGCAATGTCTCCTAAAATCCTTAAAAAATTCAAACTGTTCGTAGACGGCAAAGGCTACCTGGGCATTGCGGACGAAATCCAGCTGCCAAAAGTCACAGTAAAAACCCGTGAAGTGACATCGGGCTTTCAGGCACCGATTGAGCTGGACGTGGGTCAGCTTGAGAAACTCGAAGGCAGTATCACTTTGCTTGAATACAACGCCGACATGCTCAAGCTGATGGGTGACTGGAGTGGGGCAACCACGCCATTAACCGCGCGCGGTGCGATTCAGGCACAGGGTCAGCCACCACAGCCTGTGGTTGTGACCCTGGAAGGTTACTTCAAAGAAGTCGATATGGGTAACTGGAAAGACGGCGAAGAAGCCAAGCTGACGATGCAGTACACAGTGCAGAAGTACAAGCTCGAGATCAACAACGAAGTGATCTACGAAATTGACCTGTACAACGATGTGCGCAAGATCAATGGCACAGACCAAATGGCGCTGCTACGCGCTGCGATTGGCGCTTAATTCGCGCGCTTGCCTTGATTTGGTGGGCACGTCTTACTGGTTTAACCCCTAAGGCGGCCCACCTACGCACTGAGAAAATAATAATAGGAGCAAAAGCATGAAAGAAATCATTACCCTGGCATTTCCAGTGACGGTCGACGGGCATGAGTATGCCGAATTAACAATGAGACGACCAAAAGTACGAGACCGGTTAATGGTGGACAAGGCTGATATCAGCGAGTCGGAAAGTGAAATTCGCTACTTCTCTAATTTGTGCGAAGTCTCGCCGGATATCATCGAAGAGCTTGACTGGAGCGACTTTGTGAAGCTTAGAGAAACCTTACAGGCTTTTCTCGTATCCCGCCCAGGCGCTTAAGAGCCATGGTGATCGCCCTAGCCAAATACACCGGCTGGGGCCTGGCCGAACTCAATGCATTGACCGAGGTTGAATTAATCGACTGGTTCAATGCAGCGGTTGACTACAAAGAGGCAACCTCAGCGTCCTGATCCGGTGCGGGTCATATCTCTGCAAACATGCGCTTTTGCGCATGTTTGTAGTTTCCATTACGGGCATTGCTCAGTGGCTTTTTGCAGGCTGCTTAGCAATGCCAATCACACACTAAATCGTCCTTCACTCTCTGGTATCACTTCTTAACGCTTTTCAGGTAAATCTATGAAACAAGGAACTGTCGAACATCTTCGTGCTCCTGGCGGAG
The Pseudoalteromonas viridis DNA segment above includes these coding regions:
- a CDS encoding phage major tail tube protein, coding for MAMSPKILKKFKLFVDGKGYLGIADEIQLPKVTVKTREVTSGFQAPIELDVGQLEKLEGSITLLEYNADMLKLMGDWSGATTPLTARGAIQAQGQPPQPVVVTLEGYFKEVDMGNWKDGEEAKLTMQYTVQKYKLEINNEVIYEIDLYNDVRKINGTDQMALLRAAIGA
- a CDS encoding GPW/gp25 family protein, with product MIGMNARTGKPLGGVEHLKQSIRDIVTTPKGSRVMRRDYGCGLFELIDRPFSHSLVGDITIAISNALEQWEPRFALEGVAVHPAGDGKLSIAIEGLYLINGEPVTIEGIQI
- a CDS encoding phage baseplate assembly protein V; the encoded protein is MNLDPAQSELALSDLQHRLSKLITLGTVHEVDYETARVKVKIGDWITAKLPWLTDMAAHNMTWRAPEIGEQVIVLAPCGDTAQGVILGSVYSAAADHHKPDHVLGAGEGESYAAASSREHVHRTRYQDGALVEYDNQNHAYHLYVPDTGGGETARVHIHCARNISLKADKQLDITAVQSNVNIKAEQGNLNVEATEGALTVKASNGALTLEGKTVSVKSTGGNLDVDAGGSTLLLKGNKIEAS
- a CDS encoding phage tail assembly protein, which codes for MKEIITLAFPVTVDGHEYAELTMRRPKVRDRLMVDKADISESESEIRYFSNLCEVSPDIIEELDWSDFVKLRETLQAFLVSRPGA
- a CDS encoding phage tail sheath C-terminal domain-containing protein is translated as MSKFLHGVEVIEAQTGTRPIKTVKSAVIGLIGTAPFADEKAFPLNTPVLVAGKRTDAVKLVDTTNADYQAKLAAAKTVAGNAAKAETSAQYLAAVEAFKAANDKAADYELTAEEKATIQADVEAKAKAAVTDISDSLKGTLVRAIDGIFDQAGAAVVVVRVADHADEAEVIKNMQAGTTAKGGYKGVSAFLAAESELGMTPRILIAPEYTHQFDKTTGEMNAVVSDLIGVAERLRAVIIADGPNEKESSADATAIKYRQTIGSRRVYVVDPHVRVFRDGESVDEPASARVAGMIAKSDNDRGFWWSPSNTAMNGIVGTARPVDFQLGDANARANHLNENEVATIIRQNGFKLWGNRTCSGDPKWAFLSVVRTADMINDSLLRAHMWAVDRNITKTYIEDVKQSVQSYLDSLKAQGAILGGEIWADEELNTPENIQAGKVYFSFDFTPPTPAEHITFKSILTNNYLEEIV
- a CDS encoding PAAR domain-containing protein gives rise to the protein MADVSILGDKADGKPHNKLFDPGVVFIEKPKSRKFTVNGKPVTLVGDKITEHLSKDKKVPHKDVVVATGSALFTLGGVAIARVGDSTSCDALLIGGDAKLDIKT